In the genome of Candidatus Aminicenantes bacterium, one region contains:
- a CDS encoding response regulator transcription factor — MEATNIKKPMIFAVDDEADILELIAIHAQKASFHIKTFSRAEPLLKTLIGEIPDLIILDLMLPDLDGLEICKRLKKDERTAAIPILILTAKGDETDVVLGLELGADDYMVKPFSPKELVARIHAILRRRKAPGAASSGQWRIGDMLEIDERQHAVWVAGRKLELTATEFSILKVLARNPGWVFSREQLLDKVWGEDKASLDRTIDVHVKNLRDKLGEAGRLIKSVRGVGYKLEP, encoded by the coding sequence ATGGAAGCAACGAATATCAAGAAACCGATGATCTTCGCCGTCGATGATGAAGCGGACATCCTTGAACTTATTGCCATCCACGCCCAGAAAGCAAGTTTTCACATCAAGACTTTCAGCCGGGCCGAACCCTTGCTGAAAACGCTGATCGGAGAGATCCCCGACCTGATCATCCTTGACCTGATGCTGCCCGACCTGGACGGACTGGAGATATGCAAACGCTTGAAGAAAGACGAACGCACCGCCGCCATCCCGATACTGATCTTGACCGCCAAGGGCGACGAGACCGATGTGGTGCTGGGGCTGGAGCTGGGCGCCGACGATTACATGGTCAAGCCGTTTTCGCCCAAGGAGCTGGTGGCCCGGATTCACGCCATCCTGCGCCGCCGCAAGGCCCCTGGCGCCGCCAGCAGCGGTCAATGGCGCATCGGCGACATGCTGGAGATTGACGAACGGCAGCATGCGGTTTGGGTCGCCGGCCGCAAGCTCGAGCTCACGGCGACCGAATTTTCCATTCTGAAAGTGCTGGCCCGCAACCCGGGTTGGGTCTTTTCCCGCGAACAGCTGTTGGACAAGGTGTGGGGCGAGGACAAGGCTTCCCTCGACCGGACCATCGATGTGCATGTCAAGAACCTGCGCGACAAGCTCGGAGAAGCAGGGCGTCTGATCAAGAGCGTGCGCGGCGTGGGCTACAAGCTGGAACCATGA
- the phoU gene encoding phosphate signaling complex protein PhoU — MPVHLQKEIDKLKKQIVLLAGSVEKRVADAVKSIDQRDAQLAQQIKDTDQAIDQTEVEVEEECLKILALYQPVAMDLRFIVAVLKINSDLERIGDEAVNIAGRSLNINAYPKIEINFDLKTLARDVMAMLKRSLDALVNMDAAMAHAVIDSDDEIDDTVQKLFQQVKNEIRRQPEKIDYIIEYMRINRHLERIADHATNIAEDIVYMIEGKIVRHNYEK, encoded by the coding sequence ATGCCCGTCCATCTTCAAAAAGAAATCGACAAACTGAAGAAACAGATCGTACTGCTGGCCGGCAGCGTCGAAAAACGGGTTGCCGATGCGGTAAAATCCATCGACCAGCGCGACGCCCAGCTGGCGCAGCAGATAAAGGACACCGATCAGGCCATCGATCAAACCGAGGTTGAGGTCGAAGAGGAATGTCTGAAGATCCTCGCCCTGTACCAGCCGGTGGCCATGGACCTGCGCTTCATCGTCGCCGTGCTCAAGATCAACAGCGACCTGGAACGCATCGGCGACGAGGCGGTCAACATCGCCGGCCGCTCCCTGAATATCAACGCCTATCCGAAAATTGAAATCAACTTCGATCTGAAAACCCTGGCCCGCGATGTCATGGCCATGCTTAAGCGCAGCCTGGACGCCCTGGTCAACATGGATGCGGCCATGGCCCACGCCGTCATCGACTCGGACGACGAGATCGACGACACGGTGCAGAAACTTTTTCAGCAGGTGAAGAACGAGATCCGCCGCCAGCCGGAGAAAATCGACTACATCATCGAGTACATGCGCATTAACCGCCACCTCGAGCGCATCGCCGACCATGCCACCAACATCGCCGAGGATATCGTGTACATGATCGAGGGCAAAATCGTTCGCCACAATTATGAAAAATAG
- the pstB gene encoding phosphate ABC transporter ATP-binding protein PstB — translation MNEISIETHALDLFYGDFQALIDINLRIPVRQVTALIGPSGCGKSTLLRVFNRMNDLIESVRVAGRVLVDGKDIFAPETDLLTLREKVGMVFQRPNPFPLSVYENIVFGLSVHRLAAKKEYDDIVEKALRSVLLWEDLKDRLHYSALKLSLEQQQRLCIARVLPLKPQILLMDEPCSALDPFATMHIEELMQELKKDYTIVIVTHNMQQAARASDHTGFLYLGKLIEFDDTVKIFTKPAQAMTENYISGRFG, via the coding sequence ATGAACGAAATCAGTATCGAAACCCATGCGCTTGATCTTTTCTATGGGGATTTCCAGGCCTTGATCGACATCAACCTGCGTATCCCGGTCCGGCAGGTAACGGCCCTGATCGGACCCAGCGGCTGCGGCAAGAGCACCCTCTTGCGCGTCTTCAACCGCATGAACGACCTGATCGAAAGCGTGCGCGTCGCCGGCCGGGTGCTCGTCGACGGCAAGGATATTTTCGCTCCCGAAACGGACCTGCTGACCCTGCGCGAAAAGGTCGGCATGGTCTTTCAGCGGCCCAATCCCTTTCCCTTGTCGGTATACGAGAACATCGTATTCGGGTTGTCGGTGCACCGTCTGGCTGCCAAAAAAGAATACGATGATATCGTTGAAAAAGCTCTGCGCAGTGTCTTGCTTTGGGAAGACCTGAAGGACCGCTTGCATTATTCGGCGCTGAAGTTGTCGTTGGAGCAGCAGCAGCGCCTGTGCATTGCCCGGGTGTTGCCTTTGAAACCGCAGATCCTGCTCATGGACGAACCCTGCTCCGCATTGGATCCTTTCGCTACCATGCATATCGAAGAGCTGATGCAAGAATTAAAAAAAGATTATACCATCGTCATCGTCACCCATAACATGCAACAGGCCGCGCGCGCTTCGGACCACACCGGTTTTCTTTATCTTGGCAAATTGATCGAGTTCGATGATACGGTAAAAATATTCACCAAACCGGCGCAGGCTATGACCGAAAATTATATCAGCGGCCGTTTTGGCTGA
- a CDS encoding phosphate ABC transporter ATP-binding protein — MVGQTVKFSLRSFNVHYGQFSALRGLNLDIQANEIFTVIGPANSGKTTFLNSLNRLIDLVPVSRCSGEIRLDGIDIRRGLEVEALRRKVGIVFALPLSLPISIFENVVYGLRMQGVRDRQVLGQAVERSLRESYLWDEVKDRLRTPAMNLSGGQQQRLCMARILAGQPEVLLFDEPTSGLDPISTARIEETMLILKEKYTIVLVTNNVAQAARVGDRTAFFLMGEMIEVSDTGKMFTTPADKRTGDYITGKFG, encoded by the coding sequence ATGGTAGGCCAGACAGTCAAGTTTTCTCTGCGCAGTTTTAATGTGCACTATGGCCAGTTCAGCGCCCTGCGCGGCCTGAACCTGGACATCCAGGCCAATGAAATATTCACCGTCATCGGGCCGGCCAATTCCGGAAAAACCACTTTCCTCAATTCCCTGAATCGTTTGATCGACCTGGTCCCGGTCAGCCGCTGCAGCGGCGAGATCAGGCTCGACGGCATCGATATCCGCCGCGGCCTGGAAGTCGAAGCGCTGCGCCGCAAGGTCGGCATCGTCTTTGCCCTGCCGCTGTCGCTGCCCATATCCATTTTTGAAAATGTGGTTTATGGCTTACGCATGCAGGGGGTACGCGATCGGCAGGTTCTGGGGCAGGCAGTGGAACGGAGTTTGCGTGAATCCTATCTTTGGGACGAAGTCAAAGACCGCTTGCGTACACCAGCCATGAACCTTTCCGGAGGACAGCAGCAACGTTTGTGCATGGCCCGGATCCTGGCCGGTCAGCCCGAAGTTCTGCTTTTCGATGAACCCACTTCGGGACTGGACCCGATCTCGACGGCCAGGATCGAGGAAACCATGCTGATCCTGAAGGAAAAATACACCATCGTGCTGGTGACCAACAACGTGGCCCAGGCCGCCCGGGTAGGGGACCGCACCGCTTTTTTTCTTATGGGGGAGATGATTGAAGTGAGCGATACCGGCAAAATGTTCACCACGCCTGCTGATAAGCGCACCGGCGACTATATCACCGGTAAGTTTGGTTGA
- the pstA gene encoding phosphate ABC transporter permease PstA, which translates to MNPRFTQKIAFAVLLLATLLVVLPVLVILSIIVVKGASAISWDFLFSMPRDGMAAGGIFPAILGTLYLVCGAIIFAVPLGVMAAIFLVEYSSDNWLSRLVKLAIVNLAGVPSVVYGLFGLGIFVTFFGFGASILSGSLTLGIMILPVIITSSREALESVPQHFRTVSLSLGASHWQTIRHAVLPHALPGILTGMILGLGRAAGETAPILFTVAAFYLPRLPQSIFDQTMALPYHLYVISTQVPGIAENVRYGTALVLLTLVLLLNLAAILVRSRFRRNKKW; encoded by the coding sequence ATGAACCCGCGCTTTACGCAGAAGATCGCTTTTGCCGTCCTGCTTCTGGCCACGCTGCTGGTGGTTTTGCCGGTGCTGGTCATCCTGTCGATCATCGTCGTCAAGGGGGCTAGCGCCATCAGCTGGGACTTCCTCTTTTCCATGCCCCGCGACGGCATGGCCGCCGGCGGCATTTTTCCGGCCATCCTGGGCACCCTTTACCTGGTGTGCGGGGCCATCATTTTCGCCGTGCCGCTGGGGGTTATGGCCGCCATCTTCCTGGTCGAGTATTCGAGCGACAACTGGCTGTCGCGCCTGGTCAAACTGGCTATCGTCAACCTGGCCGGCGTGCCGTCGGTTGTTTACGGTCTTTTTGGCCTTGGCATCTTCGTCACTTTTTTCGGCTTCGGCGCTTCGATCCTGTCCGGGTCGCTGACCCTGGGCATCATGATCCTGCCGGTGATCATCACTTCATCGCGCGAAGCGCTGGAGAGCGTGCCTCAGCATTTTCGCACCGTCAGCCTGTCGCTGGGAGCAAGCCACTGGCAGACCATCCGCCATGCGGTGCTGCCGCACGCGCTGCCGGGCATCCTGACCGGCATGATCCTCGGCTTGGGCCGGGCCGCCGGCGAAACCGCTCCTATCCTTTTCACCGTGGCGGCTTTCTATTTGCCTCGTTTGCCGCAATCGATCTTCGACCAGACCATGGCCCTGCCGTACCACCTGTACGTCATCTCCACCCAGGTGCCGGGCATCGCCGAGAATGTCCGCTACGGGACGGCGCTGGTACTGCTGACGCTGGTGCTGCTGCTCAATCTGGCCGCCATCCTGGTCCGCTCACGTTTCCGCAGGAATAAAAAATGGTAG
- the pstC gene encoding phosphate ABC transporter permease subunit PstC yields the protein MRPVSPRKLKEWVIEKAILLSGVFSVVFVLLIFLFLLREGLSLFRGESVIDFIFGKSWYPISQPPRFGILPLILGSLLVTLGAAAISVPIGIAAALFIAEIAPRRLKETLKAGIELLAAIPSVVIGFIGMITLGPWIKNLFNIPTGLTALTGSVTLAFMAMPTIVSIAEDAITAVPRQYREAAIAMGATQWQTTWRIVARAARPGMLAAVMLGIGRVIGETMAVMMVTGNAAISPSSFLQPVRTLTATIAAEMGESVQGGPHYAALFAIGIVLFIITFLINGVADLYLHRSRR from the coding sequence ATGCGTCCGGTATCACCGCGCAAGCTGAAAGAGTGGGTCATAGAAAAAGCCATCCTGCTCAGCGGCGTTTTTTCCGTTGTTTTCGTTTTGCTCATTTTCCTGTTTTTGCTGCGCGAAGGGCTCTCCCTTTTCCGCGGCGAAAGCGTGATCGATTTCATTTTCGGCAAGAGCTGGTATCCTATCTCGCAACCGCCGCGCTTCGGCATCCTGCCGCTGATCCTGGGTTCGCTGCTGGTGACCTTGGGCGCGGCCGCCATTTCGGTGCCCATCGGCATCGCCGCCGCCTTGTTCATCGCCGAGATCGCGCCGCGGCGGCTCAAGGAAACCTTGAAAGCCGGCATCGAACTATTGGCCGCCATTCCCTCGGTCGTGATCGGCTTCATCGGCATGATCACCCTCGGTCCCTGGATAAAGAATCTGTTTAACATACCAACCGGCTTGACGGCCCTGACCGGCTCGGTCACCCTGGCCTTCATGGCCATGCCCACCATCGTCTCCATCGCCGAGGATGCCATCACCGCCGTGCCCCGGCAATACCGCGAGGCGGCCATCGCCATGGGTGCCACCCAGTGGCAGACCACCTGGCGCATCGTGGCCCGCGCCGCCCGGCCGGGCATGCTGGCCGCGGTCATGCTGGGCATCGGCCGCGTCATCGGCGAGACCATGGCCGTGATGATGGTCACCGGCAACGCCGCCATCAGTCCCAGCAGTTTCTTGCAGCCGGTGCGCACCCTGACCGCCACCATTGCCGCCGAAATGGGCGAGTCGGTCCAGGGCGGGCCGCATTATGCTGCCCTGTTCGCCATCGGCATCGTGCTCTTCATCATCACCTTCCTGATCAACGGTGTGGCCGACCTTTACCTGCACCGCTCGCGCCGCTGA
- a CDS encoding phosphate ABC transporter substrate-binding protein: MAQKKWMLSGIFLSFVVLLALSGCSRQSQQANSIQIKGSDTMVNLGQAWAEAFMKVNPKVSVAVTGGGSGTGIAALLSNTCDIAELSRELKPEEIDMAKEKGFQPKQITVALDGLAVVVHPANPLSQLTMDQLAAIFSGSVRNWQEIGGSDLPIVVLSREVNSGTHVYFKEHVLRRGRKESQVEFAANALMLPSSQAIADEVAQNSGAIGYFGMGYISVKEKALAVAKDGNSPFVQPTIENVVSNAYPISRPLLMVTRGEPKGLVARFLDFVLGAEGQKIVAKIDFVPINKQ, from the coding sequence GTGGCACAAAAAAAATGGATGTTGTCAGGTATTTTCCTTTCCTTTGTAGTGCTTTTGGCGCTCTCTGGCTGCAGCCGGCAAAGCCAGCAGGCCAATTCCATCCAGATCAAAGGGTCGGACACCATGGTCAACCTGGGGCAAGCCTGGGCCGAGGCGTTCATGAAAGTGAATCCCAAAGTGTCGGTGGCCGTCACCGGAGGCGGTTCGGGTACGGGCATTGCTGCTTTGCTTTCCAACACCTGCGACATCGCCGAACTTTCGCGTGAGCTCAAGCCGGAAGAGATCGACATGGCCAAGGAAAAGGGCTTTCAGCCCAAGCAGATCACGGTCGCCCTGGACGGTTTGGCCGTCGTGGTCCATCCCGCCAACCCGCTTTCGCAATTGACCATGGACCAATTGGCCGCGATCTTTTCCGGTTCGGTCCGCAATTGGCAGGAGATCGGCGGCAGCGACCTGCCCATCGTCGTCCTGTCGCGCGAAGTCAATTCCGGCACCCATGTCTATTTCAAGGAGCACGTGCTGCGCCGCGGCCGCAAGGAGAGCCAGGTCGAATTCGCCGCCAACGCCCTGATGCTGCCCAGTTCCCAGGCCATCGCCGACGAAGTCGCGCAGAACTCGGGCGCCATCGGCTATTTCGGCATGGGCTACATTTCCGTGAAGGAAAAGGCCCTGGCCGTCGCCAAGGATGGGAATTCTCCCTTTGTGCAACCGACGATTGAGAATGTCGTCAGCAATGCCTATCCCATCTCGCGGCCGCTGCTGATGGTCACCCGCGGCGAGCCGAAAGGGCTGGTGGCTCGCTTCCTCGATTTCGTCCTTGGGGCGGAAGGTCAGAAGATTGTGGCCAAGATCGACTTTGTGCCGATAAATAAACAGTAA